In Anolis carolinensis isolate JA03-04 chromosome 4, rAnoCar3.1.pri, whole genome shotgun sequence, the genomic window ccatctctatgtacctttatatgtgtatctatctatatacattaattttatatatgaatttctcctcatatgtttgcaggtctttgcaaatcctttatacatatagatccatgtacctgtgtatctgtggtcatacatatacattatttttatatattaatttaccctcatatgtttgcaagtctctgcaaatatctatataaagagagatgtctggatagatatgaatatattcttacctacctatatatagggcttggaaatattacaggggggaaatgaacacacaaatatatatagacatgtctagatagatttgaatatatatatatatatatatatatatatatatatagggcttggaaattttgtaggggaaatgcacacacacacacacagagggatttgcaaacgtttcagggggaaatgcatatgtgaaattaatatctataattataaatctgtatctagctctgcattgtttatataagcattgaatgtttgcctgttactatgttggaaactggcctgagtccccatggggagatagggtgggatccaaatgaagtcattattattgttgttgttgttgttgtacgttattgttgataccatattgtttttgttgcccctacgtttccacttatagagctagtttattgcttttctttgaaatatggtaaatattcaaaaacatttaacctactgatgcctcgattaatgaaattttattggtatctatttttattttgaaatttacctgtaactgctgcatttcccaccctcggcttatactcaagtcaataagttatcccagttttttgtgataaaattaggtgcctcggcttatatttgggttggcttatactcgagtatatacaggtaGTCCATTAAGACAAGGCATTGCAAAAAGGTAGCAGGGAATATAGGAGGTTCCAAAGCATTTTTTATATCTCTGTCATATTGAAGGGGCAAAGGGGCTTCACATAGGCCTCAATATCTTGCATTTGATGAAGAATGAAAAGTTCACATGTCTTTGAATGTGGCTGTGGGTGACTTACCCCAGTGTCTGGTTGTGTTATCATGACACTGAAAATTGAAGTGTTTTTTGAAAGCGCCTGTTGTATACAATAATGCAATGCAAAAATGAGAATAGTTTAATAAAAAAGTGGTAGCTGTTTTTCTTTTCCAAGTTCAAAAAGATACTGGCAATGGTCTTTTATGTGTTTCTGTTACACTAAATGGTTAAGATGATGAAAGCACTTAAAGATTGAACAATGACTCTTTATCACCTGGCACTAATCAGAAAAGGGTAAAGAACTGCAAATTAGAATGTATGGcaggcaaaaagaaaataaagcggTTGGCATTCTAGCAAGAAaattggtggaagctccttccgcgaaggctttaaacagaggctcaattgctatctgtcagggtgctttgattgtgtttttcctgcatggcagggggttggactagatggcccttggggtctcttccaactcttattattctatgattatattagAGGAAATCCAGCAGTAACACTTAATCACTCACttgagaccagagtttgggaacagTACTGTTTCCACTACAACTTCCCAATGGCCTGGTAATTCTGAATTTTTCCCAGCACTGACTGGGAAACAAAACTGAAGTTGCATGAATTACTTTCCATGGTGGCAACATCTTTAAGGCTCTCTTGCCTTTCTGTCTTGGATTTTctgttcttctgctttcttcctaAATGTCTTCCATTTTCATATACTGTgattttttgcactttgaacgcattccacacagctatatagaaTCCACATTTAATTGGATTATACGGCAATgtagacccagttcaaagcagatattgtggattatctgccttgatattctgggttatatggctgtgaggaggggcccttggttatttatttatttatttatttacagtatttatattccgcccttctcatcccgaaggggactcagggcggatcacattacacatataaggcaaacattcaatgccttaatatagaacaaagacagaagacaaacgcaggctctgagctggcctcgaactcatgacctctcggtcagagtgatttgttgcagccggctgcagctggctgctcacaagcctgcgccacaggggtccttccacacagccgtataacccagaatatcaaggcagaataacccacaatgtctgctttgaactgggttatctgagtccacactgccatatatcccagttgaaagcagaaaatgtgggattttattcagctgtgtggaaagggcccaaaTCTCTATTGCCAAGCTGTCTGAAACTTGGGTCAGAATCCTATATGTTTTTATGGTAATAAGTCTTTTGAGGTTAATGGAATAAGCTTCTGGACAGAACTTGGGAAAGATATGTCccatctaggggcccttccacacagccctatatcgcagaatatcaaagtagaaaatcccacattatctgagtatggactcagataatccagttcaaagcagatactgtaggattacctgctttgatattctgagatatagggctgtgtgaaagggccctagattgccatataatgtagttggaaactgcattatatggcagtgtagatggggccttaggaaTAATTCCAGTCCATTTTTTCTGGCCTGCTGGGAGAGAGGTAAATTACCATCAAATGCAGATACCATAAGAAAGAAGCCAGGATCTAAAGGCTTGTAGTATATTTAGCCACTCCTGATGTAAATGGAAGTATTTAGAAAGTGGGACTCAGAATATTCATCATTAGAAACTCTTACCTGTTGGGGCCAGCCAGTCAAGTACTTTTTATCCCATTGGGCTACATTTGATAATGAAATTCCTCTTATGCAAGAATGGATTATAATGTAAAGCTTTAACAGTCCCATGGGATACAAGATGTGGGggaccagaaatcccagcactACCAGTATCATGTTTGGTTAGGGCCCGCACACACAGCGATATAACtgagaatatcagggcagatgatccacaatatctgctttgaagtgcattatctgagtccacactgtcatataatccagctcaatgtggattttatccacttatgtggaaggggccttagtccatTATTTCAAGTGGAAGCAAATGAAGCACCCACTTAACTTGTCCATTAAATGTGCCTCTGTTTAGATTATGATCAATATGTGTTAGGTAAACAAATGTCAGTTTGCCTAATAACTCAAGATTGCAATGTGTAGAGACTATGAAAGTAGTGGAACTGTTGAATTCAGGGTcgttctacaatgccatataaaacagaatatcaaggcagataatccacatcatctgctttgaactagattatctgagtctacactgccacataatctagttcaaagcagattatctggattttatacagctgtgtagcaGGGACCTCAGTCAAAATAATTTGGAATGTCTTATAATTCTCAGCCCCCAAAGTGTTTTGATCAGTTCCCCCAATGGGCCTTCACTCTGATGACCTCGTTTGATCTCTTACAACTATAGGGATTTCCATGAATAAAAACATGTTGTATCTCTTCTTAGGGAGAGCAGGAATTTGGTGCTAAAGACTCCAAGCAAAATTGGTCAAGGTGCCATGATGGAGATGCAAGAAGATTGGGAACCTACAGGTGATTCTTGTCATTCTGGGAGCAATAGTTTTCATGAatacagatgttgttgttgttgttgttgttgttgttgttatttataccttGTTTTATCTCTCCCCAAGGATGGGTAGATGACATAGCCATCTTACTACTAGAGAAAGAGAACAGCATGCTAGTTTCCGGGTCTTCAAACAGCCTGCCTCCAGAACCGTATGCTATAGGAGAGGAAATCTCTTCAAGAGACTCTTTGAAAATATCAACCTACTGCCAAAGGTGGGATTTAGCCACTCCAGGTGTGTACGTCCCCTCCAGTACCAGATTTAACTTCCATTATGATGGGGAAAGCATGGAACTGCAGACGTTTGGTCATTTTAATCATCCTCCGGGtttaaagaaggaaaaggaggaggaagaggatttTATCATCCTTGTTGAAACTTGTGACAGTGGGAATCAACCACCCCAGAAGGGCAAAACCTTCCTATATCACTGTAAGAAATGTAAGAAATCTTTCCAAGATCTCAGTAGACTTGAGGAACACATGCAGCTCCATGTAGTTGGAAAAACATACGGGTGCTCCCTTTGTGGCAAAGAGTTTTTTCGTTCAGCTAACCTGCGAATGCATAAACTGACCCATTCTGCAGAAAAACCACACAAGTGTCCCCTGTGTAAAAAAGGCTTTATTCGCCCTGCTGATGTTCGAAGGCATCTTCGCTGCTTTCACAAGATGGATCACTCCAGTATTATTTTGAGAAATGCCAGTGTGATGAACCACTGGTCTGGAGCTCAGCAGAATCAAGGTGATCGTGAGAAGCCTGGACAACTAGTTTCTGCTGCCAAGAAACCTGAAGAAGAGGTCTCAAAATGGTACTTTTGCCCAATATGCAACAAAGGTTTTAGTACATCTAGTTTGCTTTCTAAACATAAAGTGATCCATCGGGAGGAAAAGCCATACAGGTGCAAAGAATGTGGCAAGGCCTTTGTCCAACTGATCAGGTTGAAGAGGCATTGTCAAACACATACTGGAGAGCGTCCTTTCTCCTGTGAAGATTGTGGCAAAACGTTTACACGCCTAGGTTCAGTCAAACGCCATCAGAGGATCCATACTGGAGAGAAGCCCTATATCTGTTCCCATTGTAGCCTCTCCTTCTCCGAGTTGGGAACTTTGAAGAGGCATGAGAAGATTCACGTTATCATCCAAGCATAGTTTGCTTGGTATTTGGTCTTCTATTTCgtttggggtttgtttgttttttgttttgttttgtttttgcctgCCTATAAACATTAAGAAACTCTCCTTTTAACATTCCAGATGCCCAGATTGTGGCCTGTCCTACACAAAAAAAGATACGGCAAATTCCTCATGAGATTGACTGTTTTGCTTCAGATTTGAAGTGACAGTGTTATCTTCCTAAAGTActtccaaatgtgaagaaacatTAACATCGCATGGGTTGTCCTAATTTTTATTTACAGGAATACTTTTTCTTCGGGACAGGATTGTAAAATGTATGCCCCAGTTGTAACCTCCAAGTGATATAGTGTATTCTACTGCTTCCATGTGCTACATGTATAGAAAAGATTTGAAACGGTCTCTCTTTATAGAAGCTTTAGACCTATATAGAAGTTGTTTTTACAGAGTTAGGTTCTTTAGACAgtctttttatgtttttttaatattcCAAATGCCCCTGGGCCATTTTTCAAGAAAAAGTTACCTGGTCTGCAACATATCCTGTTGAGAGGAATGGGAAGAGCCTTCCCTGGGTGTAAAATAGAGCAATGTTTGATGCTACAGCAGTGGTGAGATGCTCTCCCAAGATTTTCTGGCAGTCAATATAGCCTCCTAACTCCCAGCAGTTGCCCATTGGTGTAGAGAATGCAGCTCAACCTTACAATGGGTCAGGTCAAGTCTTGAACACATTGACCCACTTAGGGGGTTTCTGTGAGGGCTAAGGAAGTTTTATAGTGCTATGTATAGTCCTTTGTAATAGCAGCAGCATTCTGTAGACAGTAGTTCAGAATTGGCATCaagatgttctagatttcaacTCTCaggatctataccagtggttctcagcctgtgggtccccagttgttttggcctataattcccagaaatcccactgtttaccagttgttaggatttctgggagttgaaggtctaaacatctggggacccacaggttgagaatcactggtatagATCCTGAGAGTCACTGCTGGACTGAGGAAATGTTCCCTTCATCCCTCTCCCATCTctcattttttttgtatttccatATAGAAGTTCCAAAATATTGTTGACCAGCTTGTTGAgttgaatgttttttttatagCCAGGGCCTGTTTTTCATTACATTACTTTAAccaatttctttttttgttaacAGAATATATAGAGTTTTTGTTCTTCTCTTGATGGCCTTGCCTTCCATTATGCTTTTTAAGTACTTGAACATTTCTGTCCTGTTAAATTTCGTTCCGGTTCCTACCCTCGCTTTAAGTTAACCACAATCAAGGACACAATTTCTTCAGCTGAGGAACTGATCTGGTTGAGTGGAGATAATAGTACAAGAATAAAAACTTGTCACTATCCAACCAAACTTTTATagtcttgtttttcttcttctattcccGCTTCTGCTGAGGAAGGCACAACAAGGACAAATAGCTGTGATGGCAAAATagaatttattttcaaataacACACCCAgttcttttcattttcattgtttggtGGGCATGTTGGGTTTCTTGCTTTGGATGTGGTCCTCAAGTGTCATGTAAGGCTCCAGTCTTGCGACTATTCCTCCACACTACCATTCCCTCACTTCGAGGAGAGATTATCCTGATCTGCCAATAGCGGTTTCTCACATTATCCAAACATGCAGGCAGCTACATTGTTCCATATAAACTGACCAATGTTAATAATTCTTATTGCAACAAGGTGTTGGCTTTTGCCAAGCTCAGTGGATCTTAATTGTTCCTTCTCAACCAAACCACTGTAAAAACATTTGCATCATAATGATAGCCCAGAACAGTTTTATTGTTACTGCATTTGCCCCTCTGACAATTGTGAGGATTATTTTAAAAGCTCAGAAGGAACAAGAACCCAGAAGAGAAAGGGGTATCAGCAACAGCAGCTACTACACTGGTTTATACCTCCTAATATTGATGTTTCCACATTACAATACAAATTATCTAAGTAAATAAATGAGTCTTGGCTCCACAACACCATTGCTTTGTGTTTTCTCaggacaggaaataatacttgcaCCAGACATATGTATCTatagcagtgcttctcaaactgtTCCAGGGAGCCCTTGGGACTTCACAAGAGGTATTCAGGGGCTCTATGGGTGCCCCACCTCCTCTGAGgtttatgctattattattattattattattattattattattattattattattattattattattaataatacaaaagctggatggccatctgctgagatgTTTGtgttattcctgcatggcagaaagggtttGGACCAGGCTTGGGCCTGGATCAGTTTGAccgaaagtgatttgtaatatttgatgGTCCATTTCATGTAATcccccaaa contains:
- the LOC100561790 gene encoding zinc finger protein 98 is translated as MMEMQEDWEPTGWVDDIAILLLEKENSMLVSGSSNSLPPEPYAIGEEISSRDSLKISTYCQRWDLATPGVYVPSSTRFNFHYDGESMELQTFGHFNHPPGLKKEKEEEEDFIILVETCDSGNQPPQKGKTFLYHCKKCKKSFQDLSRLEEHMQLHVVGKTYGCSLCGKEFFRSANLRMHKLTHSAEKPHKCPLCKKGFIRPADVRRHLRCFHKMDHSSIILRNASVMNHWSGAQQNQGDREKPGQLVSAAKKPEEEVSKWYFCPICNKGFSTSSLLSKHKVIHREEKPYRCKECGKAFVQLIRLKRHCQTHTGERPFSCEDCGKTFTRLGSVKRHQRIHTGEKPYICSHCSLSFSELGTLKRHEKIHVIIQA